In a genomic window of Thalassotalea piscium:
- a CDS encoding TetR/AcrR family transcriptional regulator, with amino-acid sequence MFNSEISTKNELSTRGELILAAAQKLFLKQGYDQTSLEMIINEAGGSRRSIYNEFGNKQGLLLAVMRKQVDIQIDIIASINYDLSPDHALKEMATRFLKRLLSDTLISLYRLVIQVVPKVPEAGFLIYDRGPLSGVTPLTDYLRYLNTKGYLAIEDCSYAAFMLIAMIKDNLHFKAVLVPSITITDNEIIEHIDRSVNLFIKAYQPN; translated from the coding sequence ATGTTTAACAGTGAAATATCAACTAAAAATGAATTGAGTACTCGTGGCGAGTTAATTTTAGCCGCGGCACAAAAATTATTTTTAAAACAAGGATATGATCAGACCTCGCTTGAAATGATAATAAATGAAGCAGGAGGCTCACGCCGCTCTATTTATAATGAATTCGGTAATAAACAGGGATTGTTACTCGCAGTAATGCGCAAGCAAGTTGATATTCAGATAGATATAATTGCCTCAATAAATTACGACTTATCTCCAGATCATGCACTTAAAGAAATGGCGACAAGATTTTTGAAAAGATTGCTATCAGACACCTTAATTTCATTATATCGGCTTGTTATACAAGTTGTGCCTAAAGTCCCTGAAGCGGGTTTTTTAATTTATGATAGGGGCCCGCTGAGTGGAGTAACCCCTTTAACTGATTACTTACGCTACTTAAATACAAAAGGCTACTTAGCTATAGAAGACTGCAGCTATGCGGCTTTTATGCTTATCGCGATGATTAAAGACAATTTACATTTTAAGGCGGTGTTAGTGCCTAGTATTACCATTACAGATAATGAGATTATTGAGCACATAGATCGCTCAGTAAACTTGTTTATTAAAGCATATCAGCCTAATTAA
- a CDS encoding efflux RND transporter periplasmic adaptor subunit — protein sequence MRILYILLFTTLLAGCSEQKVTAEKAIRPIAWLKISESNIQQLRTLSGIVSPVESAQLSFEVPGKIDLVAVRLGDRVKKDQVLAQLNTRNFDLNLQSAQAELDKANSALDEAENTYERYRQLIKQGLVSQSAFENAQATFQSSKSAVKVAQAQLNISNKHLQDSTLLAPYDGVITKRLIEPSQQIGARQAAFEIEGNHGLEVNVMVPETLIRELTKHDVLPVRFPVLVGTEMFGKITEIGTRAQTANAFPVTVVLNENNPLLRAGMTAEVDFSFDGVGQTGYEGITVSVPFSALRAGVNQKTYAFVYNPQSQTVQQREVQTENVLNNMAFISSGLSAGEIIATAGVAFLRDGQQVTLLDKKIQRFN from the coding sequence ATGCGTATTCTATACATTCTGCTTTTTACTACACTTTTAGCAGGTTGCAGTGAGCAAAAAGTTACCGCTGAAAAAGCTATTCGCCCTATTGCTTGGCTCAAGATTTCCGAATCTAACATTCAGCAACTACGAACTTTATCAGGCATAGTATCGCCAGTTGAGTCGGCTCAGTTGAGTTTTGAGGTGCCTGGTAAAATTGACTTAGTTGCGGTTAGGCTTGGTGATAGGGTAAAAAAAGATCAAGTATTAGCACAATTAAACACGCGTAATTTTGATTTGAATTTACAGTCTGCACAGGCGGAATTAGATAAGGCAAATTCAGCATTAGATGAAGCAGAGAATACCTATGAACGCTATCGTCAATTGATTAAACAAGGCTTGGTGTCGCAATCTGCATTTGAAAATGCACAAGCTACTTTTCAATCAAGTAAGAGTGCCGTAAAGGTTGCACAAGCACAGCTTAATATATCCAATAAGCACCTCCAAGACAGCACGCTACTAGCGCCTTACGATGGTGTTATTACGAAGCGTTTAATTGAACCCTCTCAACAAATAGGCGCTAGGCAAGCCGCTTTTGAAATTGAGGGGAATCACGGTTTAGAAGTCAATGTGATGGTTCCTGAAACATTAATCAGGGAATTAACAAAACATGATGTTCTCCCTGTCCGCTTTCCAGTGTTGGTAGGTACTGAAATGTTCGGGAAAATTACTGAGATAGGCACTCGTGCACAAACAGCTAATGCCTTCCCTGTAACCGTGGTTTTAAACGAAAATAACCCGTTACTTCGTGCAGGGATGACGGCTGAAGTCGATTTTAGCTTCGACGGTGTTGGTCAAACAGGTTATGAAGGCATTACTGTTAGCGTCCCATTTTCTGCGTTGCGCGCAGGGGTCAATCAAAAAACCTATGCATTTGTTTATAATCCTCAATCGCAAACAGTACAGCAACGTGAAGTGCAAACTGAAAACGTATTAAATAACATGGCTTTTATCTCTTCAGGGCTCTCTGCAGGTGAAATTATTGCAACCGCTGGTGTTGCTTTTTTACGAGATGGACAACAAGTTACCTTATTAGATAAAAAAATACAGCGATTTAACTAG
- a CDS encoding efflux RND transporter permease subunit → MNLTQIAFQYRKTVFLIMGLLLINGVFAYFTLPAQEDPTITIREAIVGTYFPGMAPERVEQLITKKLEEEIRKIPEVKEIRSISTTGASTIHVKIYDRYFNLDDIWQDVRNKASAAHGRMPAGTSQPFVNDQFGDVSVVTLALTADGFDMSAMYDIAQHIRDTLYSVEGTKKIEILGQLEERIYLEASNTRLSQLGISPLTLLNELQNQNIIRSGGEVDTGAKSFIIEPSGNFNNLADIEDTYINIPNSQDFIALKDIVSVKRGYIDPPDKLAYFNGKPAIFFAISMLPQYNILEYAPRVKTEFEKVVTTLPMGYQLDIATYQADQVEKTVEGVSINVLQTLAIVLVVVVLFLGLRTGLIVGAIVPFVMLTTLSLMLFFDMKLERMSLATLIISLGLLVDNGIVIAEDFKRRIEDGISRYDAMIQGCSELAMPLLSSSVTTILFFLPLMLAEHVAGEYTRSISLVILITLMTSWILALCVTPILCYYFIKPANNNNEKEAFIDKLYRGYEKFLHGILRHKLLFMSLMIVLFFGAIGSMNFVAKQFFPESDRTQILIYIDLPNGTSSRETNRQMQDIFKWLDNKEKFPFIDNYSGYVGFNGPRFVLSLNPEDPAHNKGFVVLNVLDGTDITKRVLELDTQIEAQFPNVSARVKKMFLGPSDAKTIKIQVKGPDKNIIYQKAQQIMELLHQVPNTIDIRNDWENLIVKIDVKIDQHRAKRAGLSSNEIADSLQTYFSGTQVTQFREEDEIIPIIIRAEEGERHNLDRLRTLNVYSKTTGKAVPLFQVATFVPVNQFSVIHHEDMFRTISIEARNNDMAAEDLQGVIDDQIQALAADLPINHVIEYDGAIKEAKAAQKALSASMPMVLGFILILLVAQFNSFRKAAVITLTIPLSFIGAVIGLLVMQAPFGFMVTLGLYSLAGIIINNAIVLIDRIKIELDSGKSEYQALVDACLTRLRPIAMTTITTVMGLLPLILGKDPLFYGMANVIAFGLGIGTILTLAVVPVLYCSFYKVKAPA, encoded by the coding sequence ATGAATTTAACTCAGATCGCCTTTCAATATCGTAAAACGGTATTTTTAATTATGGGCTTGTTGTTAATTAACGGCGTATTTGCCTATTTTACTTTACCTGCGCAAGAAGATCCGACAATTACCATTAGAGAAGCCATTGTCGGCACATATTTTCCGGGAATGGCACCTGAGCGTGTCGAGCAACTGATCACTAAAAAGCTTGAGGAAGAAATACGAAAGATACCAGAAGTAAAAGAAATACGCTCAATATCAACCACTGGTGCATCAACTATTCATGTAAAAATTTATGATCGCTACTTTAACCTTGATGATATTTGGCAAGATGTAAGAAATAAAGCCAGCGCTGCACATGGAAGAATGCCAGCAGGTACAAGCCAACCCTTTGTTAACGACCAATTTGGTGATGTATCCGTAGTCACTTTAGCCTTAACCGCTGATGGTTTTGATATGAGTGCAATGTATGATATTGCCCAGCATATTCGAGACACGCTCTATTCAGTTGAGGGCACCAAAAAAATTGAAATACTAGGACAGCTTGAAGAACGTATTTATCTTGAAGCTTCTAATACCCGTTTATCGCAACTAGGTATTTCACCGCTTACTTTATTGAATGAGTTGCAAAATCAAAACATTATACGCTCTGGTGGTGAAGTAGATACTGGCGCTAAAAGCTTTATTATTGAGCCTTCAGGAAACTTTAATAACCTAGCAGATATTGAAGACACCTATATAAACATACCAAATTCACAAGACTTTATCGCCTTAAAAGATATAGTTAGTGTTAAACGAGGCTATATTGATCCACCTGATAAGCTCGCCTACTTTAATGGTAAGCCCGCTATTTTCTTCGCTATTTCTATGTTGCCTCAGTACAACATACTCGAGTACGCTCCTCGTGTTAAGACCGAATTTGAGAAAGTAGTCACCACCCTGCCCATGGGTTACCAACTCGATATTGCAACCTATCAAGCAGATCAAGTTGAAAAAACCGTTGAAGGTGTATCAATTAATGTTTTACAAACACTCGCTATAGTTCTGGTGGTAGTTGTTTTATTTTTAGGCTTGAGAACTGGGTTAATTGTTGGCGCTATTGTGCCTTTTGTAATGTTAACCACGTTATCGCTCATGCTATTTTTTGACATGAAATTAGAACGTATGAGCTTAGCAACGCTCATTATATCGCTAGGGCTACTAGTTGATAATGGCATTGTAATTGCCGAAGATTTCAAACGTAGAATTGAAGATGGCATTAGTCGTTATGATGCGATGATACAAGGTTGCAGCGAGCTTGCAATGCCGTTACTTAGCTCTTCTGTTACTACTATTTTATTCTTTTTGCCGTTAATGCTTGCTGAGCATGTTGCTGGTGAATATACCCGCTCTATCTCGTTAGTTATTTTAATAACGTTAATGACCAGTTGGATTTTAGCCTTATGTGTTACCCCAATTCTTTGTTATTACTTTATTAAGCCTGCAAATAACAACAATGAAAAAGAAGCTTTTATTGATAAGCTATATCGCGGATATGAAAAATTTTTACATGGCATTCTCAGACATAAACTTTTGTTCATGAGTTTAATGATTGTTTTGTTTTTTGGCGCTATAGGCTCTATGAATTTTGTGGCTAAACAGTTTTTCCCCGAGTCAGATCGTACTCAAATATTAATTTATATCGACTTACCTAATGGTACTTCATCACGCGAGACAAATCGACAGATGCAAGACATTTTTAAATGGCTAGACAATAAAGAAAAGTTTCCTTTTATCGATAACTATTCAGGCTACGTTGGTTTTAATGGCCCTCGTTTTGTGTTGTCTTTAAACCCAGAAGACCCTGCTCATAACAAAGGGTTTGTGGTATTAAACGTACTCGATGGAACTGACATTACCAAAAGAGTGCTCGAGCTCGACACACAAATAGAAGCTCAATTTCCTAATGTTTCTGCACGAGTAAAGAAAATGTTCTTGGGCCCTTCTGATGCAAAAACCATTAAAATTCAGGTAAAAGGTCCTGATAAAAATATTATTTATCAAAAAGCCCAACAAATAATGGAACTGTTGCACCAAGTGCCTAATACAATTGACATACGTAATGACTGGGAAAATTTAATTGTTAAAATAGATGTAAAAATTGACCAGCACCGAGCAAAACGTGCCGGCTTATCGTCAAACGAAATAGCTGATTCATTACAAACCTACTTTTCAGGCACACAAGTAACACAGTTTAGAGAAGAAGATGAAATAATTCCTATTATTATTAGGGCTGAAGAAGGCGAACGCCATAACCTAGACCGCTTGCGTACTCTCAATGTTTATTCTAAAACTACCGGCAAAGCTGTCCCCTTATTTCAAGTAGCTACTTTTGTACCTGTTAATCAGTTTTCAGTTATACATCATGAAGATATGTTTAGAACTATCAGCATTGAAGCACGTAATAACGATATGGCTGCAGAAGATTTACAGGGAGTTATTGATGACCAAATTCAGGCGCTAGCTGCCGATTTACCTATTAATCACGTGATTGAGTATGACGGCGCAATTAAAGAAGCGAAAGCAGCTCAAAAAGCACTAAGTGCAAGTATGCCAATGGTACTAGGGTTTATCCTTATTCTATTAGTTGCACAGTTTAATTCGTTTAGAAAAGCAGCTGTGATCACACTGACTATTCCATTATCATTTATTGGTGCCGTAATTGGCTTACTAGTCATGCAAGCACCTTTTGGCTTTATGGTAACTTTAGGTCTTTATAGTTTGGCAGGTATCATTATTAATAATGCCATTGTCTTAATAGATAGGATTAAAATCGAGCTCGACAGTGGTAAAAGTGAATACCAAGCATTAGTAGATGCTTGCTTAACCCGCTTAAGACCCATTGCAATGACCACAATTACCACAGTAATGGGCTTACTACCGCTAATTTTAGGTAAAGACCCATTATTTTACGGTATGGCAAATGTTATTGCCTTTGGTTTAGGTATTGGCACTATTTTAACCTTAGCCGTAGTGCCTGTACTGTATTGCAGCTTTTATAAGGTAAAAGCACCTGCATGA
- a CDS encoding RDD family protein, which yields MPIFDYTQFPRAGLLRRLASGVYDLLLAIAVYMVAGALGFAIFAIFAAMGLVDMSGSEHLIEVQQSSLLYSGLIYLWNLLWVAYFFVYFWNKSGQTLGMKAWRLRLQNTDGTLISKTTAIKRLVPTLLGLGNLWLIIDRTNKQSLQDKMTNTEVVLLSLAANRGRL from the coding sequence ATGCCTATATTTGATTATACCCAGTTTCCTCGCGCAGGTTTACTTCGCCGCTTAGCTTCTGGGGTATATGACTTATTATTAGCTATTGCCGTTTATATGGTTGCAGGGGCACTTGGTTTTGCCATTTTTGCTATTTTCGCTGCGATGGGGTTAGTTGATATGAGTGGCTCTGAACATTTGATCGAAGTTCAGCAATCTTCGCTTTTATATTCTGGCTTAATTTACCTTTGGAACTTACTCTGGGTAGCGTATTTCTTTGTATATTTTTGGAATAAAAGCGGGCAAACATTAGGGATGAAAGCTTGGCGTTTGCGTTTACAAAATACTGATGGCACGCTTATCTCTAAAACAACTGCGATAAAACGCCTAGTACCAACGCTATTAGGGTTAGGTAATTTATGGCTGATAATAGATAGAACAAACAAACAAAGCTTACAAGACAAAATGACGAATACTGAAGTGGTATTACTCTCTCTCGCAGCTAATCGCGGTAGGCTTTAA
- the lptG gene encoding LPS export ABC transporter permease LptG has protein sequence MKILDLYIGRIVASTTFITLAVFVSLSGIIKFVEQMKAVGRGNYDLSHAALYVLYAVPRDVEIFFPWSALIGGLIGIGMLASNSELVVMQAAGLSRLNIIKSVMKVAAILVVLSMCVGEWLAPSGEEAAREIKAQALSGGSLISAKNGIWAKDGDYFVHIAEVQDKGSLKGVQIYRFDQQLKMTSWLSAESARYLTESWQLANVTETFIAQDKITTKLLEYKEWNSTLTPDKLGVVTVKPESLSIRGLTDYLDYLEENDQDPSRYQLAFWRKLVQPITVAVMLLLALSYIFGPLRSVSMGARIMMGVGTGILFFLTNEVFGSLSLVYQLPPVLGATMPSLLFVSIAIYLIKRKAK, from the coding sequence ATGAAGATTTTAGATCTTTATATTGGCCGTATCGTTGCCTCAACTACATTTATCACCTTAGCGGTATTTGTGAGCTTAAGCGGTATTATTAAATTTGTAGAGCAAATGAAAGCAGTAGGGCGAGGAAACTACGATCTATCGCATGCAGCACTCTACGTGCTTTATGCCGTACCTAGAGATGTAGAAATCTTTTTCCCATGGTCAGCACTTATTGGCGGCTTAATTGGTATAGGAATGCTTGCAAGCAATAGTGAACTTGTGGTGATGCAAGCGGCAGGGCTTTCACGCTTAAATATAATAAAGTCAGTAATGAAAGTCGCAGCGATACTGGTTGTTCTTAGTATGTGTGTTGGAGAATGGCTAGCTCCTTCAGGTGAGGAAGCTGCGAGAGAGATTAAAGCCCAAGCACTGTCTGGAGGTAGCTTAATTTCAGCTAAAAATGGTATTTGGGCCAAAGATGGTGATTATTTTGTTCACATTGCCGAAGTGCAAGATAAAGGCTCTTTAAAAGGCGTACAAATATATCGCTTTGATCAGCAGCTTAAAATGACAAGTTGGCTTTCTGCAGAAAGTGCTCGCTACCTTACTGAATCTTGGCAGCTAGCTAACGTAACAGAAACATTTATAGCGCAAGATAAAATCACCACTAAACTGCTTGAATACAAAGAATGGAACTCTACATTAACACCGGACAAGTTAGGGGTGGTAACGGTAAAACCTGAGTCATTATCTATTCGTGGGTTAACTGATTATTTAGATTACCTTGAAGAAAATGATCAAGACCCTAGCCGCTATCAATTAGCATTTTGGCGTAAACTAGTTCAGCCCATTACGGTTGCTGTTATGTTGCTGTTAGCCTTATCATATATTTTTGGCCCATTACGTTCAGTCTCAATGGGCGCGCGCATCATGATGGGGGTTGGAACAGGCATATTGTTTTTCTTAACGAATGAGGTTTTTGGTTCATTAAGTTTAGTGTATCAGTTACCACCTGTATTGGGTGCCACTATGCCCAGCTTGTTATTTGTTAGTATTGCTATTTATTTGATCAAGCGAAAAGCTAAATGA
- the lptF gene encoding LPS export ABC transporter permease LptF, with translation MIIFRYLLKEVTKTQLAVFVVLMTIFISQKFVRVLDDASEGGIPGHMVMIFIGLKVPDLAGMMLPLSFFLGILLAYGRIYADSEMTVLHACGVSEWYTVRVMLILGVITAMLTGLFTLYLAPMASEYEYQVKEQIAADSGLSSLIAGRFQQTGNQKAVVFIHEKNRTDNSLEKVFVAQLPDSHNAKSIKENIINSSIVYAQKGQIIEEESGSQRLVLSDGIRYQSDAENNEFRKVAFGKYYIQIQDQKVEQKRRKLSAIPTYQLLNSEKADYQSEIHWRIAFPLACLILAFVAVPLSVVNPRQGKFAKMLPALLLFLSYFLLLTAMRSAIERESIPAALGLWPVHFIALALGVALILQERVSGKQLRAKLPRMRNLRKNTP, from the coding sequence GTGATTATTTTTCGCTACTTATTAAAAGAAGTTACTAAAACCCAGTTAGCTGTTTTTGTTGTTCTGATGACTATATTTATTAGTCAAAAGTTTGTACGTGTATTAGATGACGCTTCTGAAGGCGGTATTCCTGGCCATATGGTGATGATATTCATTGGCTTAAAAGTACCAGACTTAGCAGGAATGATGCTGCCTTTAAGTTTCTTTTTAGGTATTTTACTCGCTTATGGGCGCATTTATGCTGACAGCGAAATGACTGTGCTGCATGCCTGCGGTGTGAGTGAATGGTATACCGTAAGAGTGATGTTGATTCTAGGCGTAATTACAGCAATGTTAACGGGCTTATTTACCTTATATTTAGCTCCAATGGCCTCCGAGTATGAATACCAAGTAAAAGAGCAGATAGCCGCAGACTCGGGTTTAAGCTCACTTATCGCCGGGCGTTTTCAACAAACAGGTAACCAAAAGGCGGTAGTGTTTATTCACGAAAAAAACCGCACAGACAACAGCTTAGAGAAAGTTTTTGTTGCTCAACTCCCCGATAGTCACAATGCTAAAAGTATTAAAGAAAACATTATTAATTCAAGTATTGTGTACGCTCAAAAAGGCCAAATAATTGAAGAAGAAAGTGGTTCTCAACGGCTAGTATTAAGCGATGGTATTCGTTATCAAAGTGATGCTGAAAATAATGAATTTAGAAAAGTTGCCTTCGGTAAATACTATATACAGATACAAGATCAAAAGGTTGAGCAAAAGCGTCGTAAGCTTAGTGCTATACCTACTTATCAGCTTTTGAATAGTGAAAAAGCTGATTACCAGTCGGAAATACATTGGCGAATTGCATTTCCATTAGCGTGTCTTATTCTTGCCTTTGTTGCTGTCCCCTTAAGTGTGGTAAATCCTAGGCAAGGTAAGTTTGCAAAAATGTTACCAGCGCTGCTTTTATTTTTAAGCTATTTTTTATTACTTACCGCGATGCGTTCGGCTATTGAAAGAGAAAGTATTCCTGCGGCTCTTGGATTATGGCCAGTTCACTTTATTGCATTAGCATTAGGCGTTGCATTAATTCTACAGGAGCGTGTAAGTGGTAAACAGTTACGAGCAAAACTACCACGAATGAGAAATTTGAGGAAAAATACACCATGA
- the pepA gene encoding leucyl aminopeptidase — protein sequence MEFSVKSGSPEKQRSACIVVGVFEPRRLSAIAEQLDEISEGYISNLLRRGDLEGKSGQMLLLHHVPNILSERVLLVGCGKERELDERQYRQIISKTINTLNETGSMEAVCFLSELHVKGRDTYWKVRQAVEATQDCLYSFNSLKTRKEEPRRPLRKMVFNVPTRRELPLGERAIAHGLAVSEGITTCKNVANMPPNICNPAYLAEQAKILANDYDNVTTEIVDEKEMEALGMGSYLAVGRGSANESLMSIINYQGGEPGAKPIVLVGKGLTFDTGGISIKSSEGMDEMKYDMGGAAGVLGAMHALAELQLPINVIGVLAGCENMPGGNAYRPGDILTTMSGQTVEVLNTDAEGRLVLCDALTYVERFEPEVVVDVATLTGACVVALGKHASGLLSTHNPLAHELLNASDQSGDRAWRLPLWEEYSEQLESPFADFTNLGGRAAGTITAACFLSKFTKKYHWAHLDVAGTAWRSGGKDKGSTGRPVSMLTQFLLNRSGAEQGE from the coding sequence ATGGAGTTCAGTGTAAAAAGTGGCAGCCCGGAAAAGCAACGTAGCGCCTGTATTGTTGTTGGTGTATTTGAACCACGTCGTCTTTCGGCAATAGCTGAGCAACTTGATGAAATTAGTGAAGGTTACATTAGTAATTTACTGCGCCGTGGCGACCTTGAAGGTAAGTCAGGGCAAATGCTACTACTTCATCATGTCCCTAATATTTTAAGCGAACGAGTGTTACTTGTTGGCTGTGGTAAAGAACGTGAACTAGACGAACGTCAGTATCGCCAAATTATCAGTAAAACAATCAATACCCTTAATGAAACAGGTTCAATGGAAGCGGTATGTTTCTTGTCTGAGCTTCATGTTAAAGGCCGTGATACTTACTGGAAAGTTCGCCAAGCTGTTGAAGCAACTCAAGATTGTTTATACAGTTTTAATAGTTTAAAAACACGCAAAGAAGAACCTCGCCGCCCGCTTCGTAAAATGGTATTTAATGTACCAACACGACGCGAACTTCCGCTTGGTGAGCGAGCCATCGCTCATGGTTTAGCTGTTTCTGAGGGCATTACTACATGTAAAAATGTAGCCAATATGCCACCTAACATTTGTAATCCTGCTTATTTAGCTGAACAGGCTAAAATTTTAGCAAACGACTACGATAATGTAACAACTGAAATAGTTGATGAAAAAGAAATGGAAGCTTTAGGTATGGGATCATACCTAGCTGTAGGTAGAGGCTCAGCTAATGAATCATTAATGAGTATTATCAATTATCAAGGTGGTGAACCTGGAGCTAAGCCTATAGTGCTAGTGGGTAAAGGGCTTACTTTTGATACTGGTGGTATCTCAATTAAATCGTCTGAAGGCATGGACGAAATGAAGTACGACATGGGCGGTGCTGCCGGGGTTTTAGGCGCAATGCATGCATTGGCTGAATTACAATTACCCATTAATGTCATTGGTGTACTTGCTGGTTGTGAAAATATGCCTGGTGGCAATGCTTATCGCCCAGGGGATATTTTAACCACTATGTCTGGACAAACAGTAGAGGTACTTAATACTGATGCTGAAGGCCGCTTAGTGCTATGTGATGCCTTAACTTACGTTGAACGATTTGAGCCTGAAGTTGTTGTTGATGTTGCTACATTAACCGGTGCTTGCGTAGTAGCCCTAGGTAAACATGCTTCTGGATTACTCAGCACACATAACCCGCTTGCTCATGAGCTATTAAATGCCTCAGACCAAAGTGGTGACCGCGCATGGCGTTTACCATTATGGGAAGAGTACAGCGAGCAGCTTGAAAGCCCGTTTGCTGACTTCACTAATTTAGGTGGACGTGCGGCAGGAACAATTACCGCTGCATGTTTCTTGTCTAAATTCACCAAAAAATATCATTGGGCACATTTAGACGTTGCTGGTACAGCATGGCGCAGTGGCGGCAAAGATAAAGGTTCAACAGGACGTCCGGTTAGCATGTTAACGCAGTTTTTGCTCAACCGTTCAGGCGCTGAGCAAGGCGAGTAA
- a CDS encoding DNA polymerase III subunit chi, with product MNTNVMFYILEQEDTSADTLALVKLQACFQAAYYYRQNQSVFIYTQDQNQAHAIDELLWSFEPDSFVPHNLVGEGPKSGAAVEISWQRPMNRRPILINLTSTVPNFAHQFSQIVDFVPSDEQLKQLARERYKSYRQLGFKVDNQKINQTLNADQVADDAINK from the coding sequence ATGAATACAAATGTAATGTTTTATATTTTAGAGCAAGAAGATACTAGCGCCGATACGTTGGCGTTAGTAAAATTGCAGGCATGCTTTCAGGCCGCCTATTATTATCGACAAAATCAGAGTGTTTTTATTTATACTCAAGACCAGAATCAAGCACATGCAATTGATGAGCTTTTGTGGTCATTCGAGCCAGACAGCTTTGTGCCTCATAATTTAGTGGGCGAAGGCCCCAAAAGTGGTGCGGCAGTTGAAATCAGTTGGCAACGTCCAATGAACCGCCGCCCGATATTAATAAATTTAACGAGCACTGTACCAAACTTTGCTCATCAATTTTCACAAATCGTTGACTTTGTTCCAAGCGATGAACAATTAAAACAATTGGCAAGAGAGCGTTATAAAAGCTACCGCCAATTAGGTTTTAAGGTTGATAATCAAAAAATTAACCAAACTCTCAATGCTGATCAAGTAGCCGACGATGCAATCAACAAGTAA